The genomic interval GTATTTGTTTGAGTTGCAGTTTCCGGCTTTTGATTTTCACTTGTAGTAGGTTGAGCTGTTACTGTTGTTTCCTCATTTGTTTCTTCTGCAGCATTTGCTTCATTACTATTCGCTATACCAAGCGCTAAGCATGTTCCTAATAAGATTGATGCTGTGCCTGTTTTGTATTTTCTTACACTGAATTTGAATTTTTTATCTTTGATGTCCATAAATACCTCTTTATTGAATTTTTAGTAGCTCAAATAAATATACAGATACACATTTATATAATCAATGGAAATAATTCATATTATACTTTTGTTATAGTTGGTTAATATTTAGTTAATAAAGTAAAAGGCTTACAATTTATAAAAATTTTCAAGAAATAATGTTTATAATGTTGTCACAATGCCTATTTTCTTAAGTGTTTTTCACTTTTATTTCCTATTAATCTATAAAATTATAGCTATTTGTATGTAAGCATCTTTCATTTATGCTAACTTTGTCATTTTAAAAGTGTGATATGAAAATATTTTGAAAGAATTGGGCAAATAAGCTTGTACTTTTCTTGATTAGTTGATATGCTTTAACAAATAGTTGACTTAGTCAACTAACAGAGAGATAGGTTATACAAAATTAAACGAGAAGAGGAAAACACATTTGGCATATATTGAAGTAAAGAATTATTCAAAAATATTTGGCAGTGGTGATCAAGAAGTCAGAGCGAATGATGATATTTCATTTACTTTAGAAAAAGGACAGTTAATGGTAATTGTTGGTGCATCTGGGGCAGGTAAATCAACATTATTGAATACTTTAGGCGGAATGGACACAGCGAGTGAAGGACACGTAATTATTAACGGTACAGATATCGCAAAATTTTCAGAGAAGCAGCTTACAACATATCGACGTAATCAAATTGGGTTTGTATTCCAGTTCTACAATTTGATTCCAAACCTTACAACATTAGAAAATATTGAATTAGCATCAGAACTTTCTCCTAAAGCACTAGATTCAGAAGAGACATTAAGACGCGTCGGCTTAGAGAAACGTAAAAACAACTTCCCTTCACAACTTTCTGGTGGGGAACAACAACGTGCTTCAATTGCGCGTGCGGTTGCGAAAAACCCTGATCTATTATTATGTGATGAGCCTACAGGTGCACTCGACTATAATACAGGGAAAACAATCTTACAAGTTTTACAAGATTTAAGTCATAAAGACGGTAAAACAGTTATTATTGTAACGCATAACGCAGCGCTTAAAGACATGGCGGATCATGTTATTGAAATTTTTGACGGTAAAATTAAAGAAGACTATATGAATGAGCATCCACAACCTATTTCAGAGATTGAGTACTAGGGGGTAAGTGCGATGAAAATGTTAAGAAAAACTATATTACATGAATTCAAGTCTTCTTTACCGCGTTTTATTTCAATTGCAATCTTACTAGCTTTAGGTGCTTTCGTACTGATTGGATTGAAAGTAACAGGCAGTGATATGCGTCAAACAGGTAATGATTATTTTAAAGAACATAAGATGGCAGACGCTCAAGTCACAAGTCCTGTAGGATTTAATAAAGATGATAAAGACTATATCAATCACATGAAGCATGTGAAGAAAACTGAATATAGTGTTTATAAAGATGCAGTTGTTTCAAATTCTAAAAAAACAATGCGTTTGAATGAAAAAACGTCTAAGTTATCTATCTTTAAAGCAGAAGATGGACGCTTACCGAATAAATCAAACGAAATTGCTTTAAGCACTCAAGACAAAGGTAAATATAAAATCGGCCAATACATCAATTTAGAGAACAGTAAAGGCGACAAAGAAATTGATGGATTAAAAAATCATAAATACAAAATCGTTGGTTTTGTGACATCTAGTGACTTCATGCAAAAACATGATTTAGGTATGACAAATGTAGGTAA from Staphylococcus condimenti carries:
- a CDS encoding ABC transporter ATP-binding protein, whose translation is MAYIEVKNYSKIFGSGDQEVRANDDISFTLEKGQLMVIVGASGAGKSTLLNTLGGMDTASEGHVIINGTDIAKFSEKQLTTYRRNQIGFVFQFYNLIPNLTTLENIELASELSPKALDSEETLRRVGLEKRKNNFPSQLSGGEQQRASIARAVAKNPDLLLCDEPTGALDYNTGKTILQVLQDLSHKDGKTVIIVTHNAALKDMADHVIEIFDGKIKEDYMNEHPQPISEIEY